One region of Jonesiaceae bacterium BS-20 genomic DNA includes:
- the ftsE gene encoding cell division ATP-binding protein FtsE: MIRLDNVTKVYARGAKPALDDVTFEIERGEFVFVVGASGSGKSTALRLILREEKATSGKVHVAGQDLLTLANRKVPSLRRQIGAVFQDFRLLPNKTVFENVAFALQVIGKPKHHIMTTVPETLEMVGLAGKEKRRPHELSGGEQQRVAIARAFVNRPAILLCDEPTGNLDPTTSLGIMRLLDRINRTGTTVVMATHDDEIVDQMRKRVLELSSGELIRDQSRGVYGSSR, translated from the coding sequence GTGATTCGTTTAGACAATGTCACCAAGGTGTACGCCCGTGGGGCTAAGCCTGCCCTCGACGACGTTACCTTTGAAATAGAACGCGGCGAGTTTGTGTTTGTGGTGGGCGCTTCCGGATCCGGAAAGTCCACCGCGCTGCGGCTGATCCTGCGTGAGGAAAAGGCAACCTCTGGGAAGGTTCACGTTGCCGGTCAAGACCTCCTGACACTGGCTAACCGGAAAGTTCCGTCGCTGCGCCGCCAGATCGGCGCGGTCTTCCAGGACTTCCGCCTCCTGCCTAACAAGACGGTTTTTGAGAATGTAGCGTTTGCCCTCCAAGTCATTGGCAAACCTAAACACCACATCATGACAACCGTCCCAGAGACCCTTGAAATGGTGGGCTTGGCCGGCAAGGAAAAGCGCCGCCCCCATGAACTCTCCGGTGGTGAGCAACAACGCGTAGCAATTGCCCGGGCCTTTGTGAACAGGCCGGCAATCCTGCTATGTGATGAGCCCACCGGAAACCTAGACCCGACCACATCATTAGGAATTATGCGCTTGCTCGACCGCATCAACCGCACGGGAACCACCGTGGTCATGGCTACCCATGATGATGAAATTGTTGACCAGATGCGCAAACGCGTTTTGGAATTGTCGTCCGGAGAGCTTATCCGTGACCAATCCCGTGGCGTCTACGGCTCATCACGCTAA
- a CDS encoding LLM class flavin-dependent oxidoreductase, with protein sequence MKKIGFLSFGHWTDHPSSKTRNASDVLLQSIDLAQAVEDLGADGAYFRVHHFAQQLASPFPLLAAVGARTSRIEIGTGVIDMRYENPHYMAEDAGAADLISGQRLQLGISRGSPEQVIEGYKYFGHHPKPGQTDAEMARDHTATFLEILRGEGFAEPNPRPMFSNPPGLLRIEPHSDSLRQRIWWGAASDATAVWTAEQGMNLMSSTLKLDESGKPFHIQQAEQIRAYREEWAKHDHGFTPRVSVSRSIIPLTTDLDRAYFGVAGQRSDQIGNLDDKTRAIFGRSYTDEPDQLVAQLLEDEALKEADTVLLTVPNQLGVDYNAHLMESFLKHVAPGLGWR encoded by the coding sequence ATGAAGAAAATTGGGTTCCTCTCCTTCGGTCACTGGACCGACCACCCTTCCAGTAAGACCCGCAATGCTTCCGATGTCTTACTTCAGTCAATCGACTTAGCTCAGGCAGTCGAGGACTTGGGGGCGGATGGCGCATACTTCCGGGTACACCACTTCGCCCAGCAGCTCGCATCTCCCTTTCCACTGCTGGCTGCAGTCGGCGCACGCACCAGCAGAATAGAAATTGGTACGGGCGTCATTGATATGAGGTACGAGAACCCTCACTACATGGCCGAAGACGCCGGCGCAGCTGACCTGATCTCGGGCCAAAGACTGCAACTCGGTATTTCACGCGGCTCACCCGAGCAGGTCATCGAGGGGTACAAGTACTTTGGACACCACCCCAAGCCCGGTCAGACCGATGCCGAGATGGCACGGGACCACACCGCAACATTCCTTGAGATTTTACGAGGCGAAGGCTTTGCCGAGCCCAACCCTAGGCCGATGTTCTCCAACCCACCCGGACTGCTGCGTATTGAACCACACTCGGATTCCTTACGGCAGCGGATCTGGTGGGGTGCGGCATCGGACGCAACCGCCGTTTGGACCGCGGAGCAAGGCATGAACCTCATGAGTTCGACCCTCAAACTGGATGAGAGCGGCAAGCCATTCCACATCCAACAGGCCGAGCAGATTCGGGCCTACCGCGAGGAATGGGCCAAACACGACCACGGATTCACCCCTCGAGTTTCGGTTTCCCGGTCGATAATTCCGCTGACCACGGACCTTGACCGTGCCTACTTTGGCGTTGCGGGGCAGCGCTCGGACCAGATTGGCAACCTGGATGACAAGACTCGGGCAATCTTTGGCCGCAGTTACACGGACGAGCCAGACCAACTGGTTGCCCAACTCCTTGAAGATGAGGCCCTTAAGGAAGCTGACACGGTGCTTTTGACGGTTCCAAACCAGCTTGGGGTGGACTACAACGCGCACTTGATGGAATCGTTCCTCAAGCACGTCGCCCCCGGACTTGGCTGGAGGTAA
- a CDS encoding dihydrofolate reductase family protein — MGPVAEVHKQALAAGQGKDIWIMGGADLAGQFADAQLLENVWVQYAPVTLGAGEPLLPRNLQLDLIELAHNRDFACTHFKVRHAPEPSTSSGTLDTSCWIMPQTGASKPKLVRKCSLFEI; from the coding sequence ATGGGCCCGGTTGCGGAAGTACACAAACAGGCGCTGGCTGCAGGCCAAGGGAAAGATATCTGGATTATGGGCGGCGCAGACTTAGCCGGGCAGTTTGCCGATGCACAACTCTTGGAAAACGTTTGGGTTCAGTATGCCCCGGTGACATTAGGGGCGGGTGAACCATTGCTGCCGCGTAATCTTCAGCTTGACCTAATAGAGCTCGCCCACAATAGGGACTTTGCATGTACTCATTTCAAGGTTCGCCACGCACCCGAACCCTCAACTTCCAGTGGCACGTTGGACACCTCGTGCTGGATTATGCCCCAAACTGGTGCTTCGAAACCAAAGTTAGTACGGAAGTGTTCCCTGTTTGAAATCTGA
- the smpB gene encoding SsrA-binding protein SmpB has translation MAKARMYQVPDGSKTKPKKVDSGPVRKLVASNKRARHDYMIEDVFEAGMVLTGTEVKALRAGRASLVDGWVYVENGEAWLEGAHISEYTNGTWTNHAPRRKRKLLLHKAEINRLDIKTDAKGQTIIPLQIYFLDGRAKVEIALARGKKEYDKRHTLREQQDNREALRAMRLREKM, from the coding sequence ATGGCCAAGGCAAGAATGTACCAAGTGCCGGACGGCTCAAAGACTAAGCCCAAGAAGGTTGATTCCGGACCGGTTCGCAAACTCGTTGCTAGCAATAAACGAGCTCGCCACGATTACATGATCGAGGACGTTTTTGAAGCGGGCATGGTCCTGACCGGAACCGAAGTCAAGGCGTTGCGCGCGGGACGGGCATCGCTGGTAGACGGCTGGGTGTACGTAGAAAACGGTGAAGCGTGGCTTGAAGGCGCGCACATCTCGGAGTACACCAACGGGACGTGGACCAACCACGCACCGCGACGCAAGCGCAAGCTCCTGTTGCACAAGGCTGAGATCAACCGGCTTGATATCAAGACCGATGCCAAGGGGCAGACCATTATTCCCCTGCAGATCTATTTCCTCGACGGTCGGGCAAAGGTAGAAATTGCCCTTGCCCGCGGTAAAAAGGAATACGACAAGCGGCACACGCTGCGCGAGCAGCAAGATAACCGCGAGGCCCTACGGGCAATGCGGTTGCGGGAGAAAATGTAG
- a CDS encoding VOC family protein — MPWHFGAPYGGDMGYTFQITVDRLSPHELAAWWAQTLGWEVEVDNPQFITSMIQQGLATPTDAMVFNTKLVWKSGAAIFDPAGYGMPRVLFQLVPEPKITKNRMHLDVHVGVGELAQTQLDLIARGATYLHSGSQGPHHWITMADPEGNEFCLAEK; from the coding sequence TTGCCTTGGCATTTCGGTGCCCCGTACGGTGGAGACATGGGCTACACATTCCAAATTACAGTCGACCGTTTATCGCCTCATGAGCTTGCCGCTTGGTGGGCGCAAACACTCGGCTGGGAAGTAGAGGTAGATAACCCGCAGTTCATTACATCGATGATCCAGCAGGGGCTAGCGACTCCCACTGACGCCATGGTGTTTAACACCAAGCTCGTCTGGAAAAGCGGGGCGGCAATCTTTGATCCAGCCGGATATGGCATGCCCAGAGTTTTGTTCCAGTTGGTGCCCGAACCCAAGATCACCAAGAACCGCATGCATCTTGATGTGCATGTCGGTGTTGGCGAGCTCGCTCAAACGCAGTTAGATCTCATCGCCAGAGGCGCCACTTACCTGCACTCAGGCAGCCAGGGCCCTCATCACTGGATCACCATGGCAGATCCAGAGGGCAATGAGTTCTGTTTAGCTGAAAAATGA
- a CDS encoding peptidoglycan DD-metalloendopeptidase family protein, whose translation MSFPISSFHKKIAALVGLLLTSALMFGTFVFPASADSLDDRLAAAENKRSNSEAQIDNLKNELAETDEQLASAYIALQQAQEQLPVAEAALAVAQKEFDTAQREAQLLAAKLQDAQDERIALQAQIEDNDTAMVAARSGVVEMGRQAARGDMEMSSIGLVVGAEDSDDFIERYNMNNTAMRTQGTSLNRLRQTQAVSRNAEVRLEAVNDAIATLKKDADAKLEEADEKKQVAADAKAEVESLIVAQQQAAAIVEQRRSVEEQALRDEETNASSLSNEIRTILGLQEAERAEAERQDKIRREQERKEAEEAAKNKPSTGGGKPSKPAPPVTPPSKPNPPATGGGGGSSSAWFTAWPTNYRVVTSSYGWRKHPVLGYARLHAGTDMRTYCNTPIYAARSGTVQWAKMRGGFGNQVMINHGSIGGKNVMTSYNHLTSFATRSGQSVKAGQIIGYSGTTGTSTACHLHFETYVNGSTIDPMTKF comes from the coding sequence ATGAGCTTTCCGATTTCGAGTTTTCATAAGAAAATTGCGGCCCTGGTCGGGTTGTTATTGACCAGTGCCCTCATGTTTGGGACCTTTGTGTTCCCAGCATCAGCCGACAGCCTAGACGACCGTCTTGCTGCTGCAGAAAACAAAAGATCAAACTCCGAAGCTCAGATTGATAACCTCAAGAATGAGTTGGCCGAGACAGACGAGCAGCTTGCCAGTGCGTACATAGCCCTGCAGCAGGCACAAGAACAGCTACCCGTTGCGGAAGCTGCCCTTGCAGTAGCTCAGAAGGAATTTGACACGGCTCAGCGCGAAGCACAATTGCTCGCCGCTAAACTGCAGGACGCTCAGGACGAGCGCATCGCATTGCAGGCCCAAATCGAAGACAACGACACGGCGATGGTTGCCGCCCGCAGTGGCGTGGTCGAGATGGGCCGTCAGGCGGCACGTGGCGACATGGAGATGTCCAGCATCGGCCTTGTTGTCGGTGCCGAGGACAGTGACGACTTTATTGAGCGTTACAACATGAACAACACGGCCATGCGGACCCAAGGAACCTCGCTTAACCGGTTGCGGCAAACCCAAGCAGTTTCTCGCAATGCAGAAGTTCGCCTGGAAGCGGTTAATGATGCGATCGCAACCCTGAAGAAGGACGCGGACGCCAAGCTCGAAGAAGCCGATGAGAAGAAGCAAGTTGCTGCGGACGCTAAGGCCGAGGTTGAGTCGCTGATTGTTGCCCAGCAACAGGCTGCCGCAATTGTCGAACAGCGTAGAAGTGTTGAAGAGCAAGCTTTGCGTGATGAAGAGACAAACGCTTCAAGTCTCTCCAATGAAATTCGCACCATCCTTGGCCTCCAAGAGGCCGAACGCGCAGAAGCCGAACGCCAAGACAAGATTAGGCGTGAACAGGAACGCAAGGAAGCTGAAGAGGCTGCTAAGAACAAGCCATCAACCGGCGGAGGCAAGCCCTCCAAGCCTGCTCCTCCCGTAACTCCTCCGAGCAAACCTAACCCACCTGCCACAGGTGGTGGTGGCGGTTCGAGTTCTGCTTGGTTCACGGCCTGGCCCACCAACTACCGCGTAGTGACCAGTAGCTACGGTTGGCGTAAGCACCCCGTACTGGGATATGCGCGCTTGCACGCCGGAACGGACATGCGCACGTATTGCAACACCCCAATCTACGCGGCGCGATCAGGCACGGTTCAATGGGCCAAAATGCGGGGCGGGTTTGGTAACCAGGTCATGATCAACCACGGCTCAATCGGTGGCAAGAATGTCATGACTTCATATAACCACCTGACCTCTTTTGCAACCCGTTCAGGTCAATCCGTCAAAGCCGGCCAGATTATTGGGTACTCTGGAACGACCGGTACCTCGACAGCCTGCCACCTGCACTTTGAGACGTATGTCAATGGTTCAACGATTGACCCAATGACCAAGTTCTAG
- the ftsX gene encoding permease-like cell division protein FtsX translates to MRFQFILSELGQGLRRNLSMTISVILVTFISLTFVGAAILTQTQIQKFKGEWYDKVEITVYLCPQDSSSPTCADGEATEEQIKDIEAVLASPEVAPEIREVMFESKADAWEPFAQNFGDRWWFSEMSVDDMNASFRIKLTDPQQYEVINEVLTGRTGVEEVRDQREVYEPLFDLLRKGTLIASGLAGVMLLAAVLLITTTIRLSALSRRRETGIMRLVGASNFFIQLPFMLEGALAATLGALMSVGGLWLGVRYFIEGWLGSNMEWVPYVTTSDVLLIAPLLIVVAFALAAVSSVVTLSRYTKV, encoded by the coding sequence GTGCGTTTCCAATTTATTCTGTCGGAACTTGGTCAGGGTCTGCGCCGCAACCTGTCCATGACAATTTCCGTTATTCTTGTGACCTTTATTTCCCTGACCTTTGTTGGGGCCGCAATCTTGACCCAGACTCAGATTCAAAAGTTCAAGGGCGAGTGGTACGACAAGGTCGAAATCACCGTATACCTGTGTCCACAGGACTCCAGTTCGCCTACCTGTGCTGATGGTGAGGCAACGGAGGAACAGATCAAGGACATTGAAGCGGTCCTGGCATCGCCAGAGGTTGCTCCAGAGATCCGTGAGGTCATGTTTGAGTCCAAGGCCGATGCCTGGGAGCCCTTCGCGCAAAACTTTGGGGACCGTTGGTGGTTCTCAGAGATGTCAGTCGATGACATGAACGCGTCTTTCCGTATCAAGTTGACCGACCCGCAGCAGTACGAGGTCATCAACGAGGTGCTCACCGGCCGCACCGGTGTTGAAGAGGTACGCGACCAACGTGAAGTGTATGAGCCTCTCTTTGACCTGCTGCGTAAGGGGACGCTGATCGCTTCCGGTTTGGCAGGGGTTATGCTCCTGGCCGCGGTCTTGCTGATCACCACCACAATTCGTTTGTCCGCTTTGTCACGCCGCCGGGAAACCGGAATCATGCGGTTGGTCGGGGCCTCGAACTTCTTCATTCAGTTGCCGTTCATGCTGGAAGGTGCCTTGGCCGCAACTCTTGGCGCGTTGATGTCAGTTGGCGGCTTGTGGCTGGGTGTCCGGTACTTCATTGAGGGGTGGCTGGGTTCCAACATGGAATGGGTTCCGTACGTGACAACGTCCGATGTCTTGCTGATCGCACCACTGCTTATCGTTGTCGCATTCGCGCTGGCTGCGGTATCGTCGGTAGTTACGCTTAGCCGCTACACAAAGGTTTGA